Proteins from a genomic interval of Pueribacillus theae:
- a CDS encoding DUF3784 domain-containing protein, whose translation MFLSAFITCSIVSLLFFLFGYLIWKKKMLFLIAGYDEETFVGDKEKLAKMTGIFSIFIGVITFVLPFGLETIGSISGIVYTVIILISTIIFVIKINMKN comes from the coding sequence ATCTTTCTATCTGCTTTTATTACTTGCAGCATTGTCAGCCTGCTCTTTTTCTTGTTCGGGTATTTGATTTGGAAAAAGAAGATGCTTTTTTTAATCGCGGGCTATGATGAAGAGACATTTGTTGGAGATAAAGAAAAGTTAGCAAAAATGACAGGCATTTTTAGTATATTCATCGGTGTGATTACGTTCGTTCTACCATTTGGCCTTGAAACAATTGGTTCAATTAGCGGAATTGTTTATACCGTCATCATTCTAATCTCTACCATTATTTTTGTTATAAAAATAAATATGAAAAATTGA